In the Candidatus Delongbacteria bacterium genome, CGCCATGCAAATGGTGATGCGGCCCGAGATCTTCGACGTGCTGGTGCTGGGCAATCTCTACGGCGATATCATCAGCGACCTGTGCGCCGGCCTGGTGGGCGGGCTGGGCGTGGTGCCCGGGGCCAACCTGGGCGACGACTGCGCGGTCTTCGAATCCGTCCACGGCAGCGCGCCGGACATCGCGGGCCGGGGCATCGCCAATCCCATCGCCACCATCCTCTCGGGCAACATGATGCTGCGCCACCTGGGCGAGGAGAAGTCCGCGGACCGCGTGCAGGCGGCGCTGACCCTGTTCCTGGCGGACAAGAGCAACCTCACGCCGGACCTGGGCGGCACGGCCTCGACGGACCAGCTGGTGGACGGCATCCTGCGCAAGCTTGATCTGCTCAAGTAGCCCGACCAGTCCACGATCCACAATCCGGCCCCGGACGGAGTCGCCTGACTTGCGCCGGGGCCGCTTTCTGTCGGTCCCGGGCGCTCCGGGGTTCCGGCCGCCGGGCGCGCCGGCGCCGCAATCCCCGCCGTTCGCCACCTTCTGGCGCCGCGGCGCGACACGCGGCTTCACCCTGCATCCGACACCCAAGCGACAGGAGAGTCTCCATGCCCACGTTCAATTCGCCCGCCCTGGTCACCCCCGAGATGAAGGAGGCCAAGCGCGACTACCTGGACCGTCACACCCCCCACGTCCTGGCTCCCGCCCGGGTGAAGAAGGGCGAGGCCTTTCCGGTCGTGTTGAAAATGGGGCAGGACTATGTCCATCCCGACCTGGACAACCACCACATCCAGCGCCTGCAGCTGTTCGACGGCGACCGCCTGCTGGCCACGGCCGTCTACGAGCCGGGCGCCTTCACGGCGGGGCGGGAGGAGGCCAAGGGCTATTCCCAGGTGAGCTTCCAAATCGCCCTGGCTCGCAAGGCCCGCCTGTGCGCGCTGACCTACTGCACGCAGCACGGCCTCTGGCTGAGCGAGGAGCAGGTGGTGGAAGTGGAGGAGTAGGGACACGATGCATCGTGTCCCTACGAAAAGGGCCCGGAATCCCGGGCCCTTGCGCGTTCAGTGTCCCTGCCCCGCTGCTGCGGCGGGCTCATCCTCGGGTTCGCCCCCCGGCCATTCCACCACGCCCGTGTCCAGGTCGTAGTAGCCCGAGATGACCTGGATCTCCCCCGCGGCCCCGCCGAACTGCCCTTCCTTCTGGATCTGCGTGGCGATCTGCACGGCGTTGGCCTTGATGGCGTTCACCAGCGGATCCCCGGGCATCACGCGACCCATGGTCACGGCCCCCTGCAGGTCGCGCACCAGCGCGCCCACGTGGCCGGGGGCGTCCTTGGCGCCCAGGGCCGCCTTGAGCGCGCCGCAGCGCTCGTGGCCCAGCACCACGATCAGCCGGCAGCCCAGATGCTCCACAGCGTATTCGACGCTGCCCAGGCCGTAGGCGTCCAGCAGGTTGCCCGCCGCGCGCACCACGAACAGTTCGCCCAGATTGGTGTCGAAGATCAGTTCCGGCGGGGTGCGGGAGTCCGCGCAGCCCACCACCACGGCGTAGGGATGCTGGGCCTGGCCGGTTTCCGCCCGGCGGTCCGCCACGGGCTTGCCGTTGCTGAAGGGCGCAGAGCTGAAGCGCCAATTGCCCTTCTTCAGCCGGGCCAGGGCCTCCGCGGGATCCACGCCCGCCGCGCCGTGTCCGCCTGGCGCCGCGTGCGCGGCCGGCGGGGCGGCTTCCCCGGCGACGGCGGGGGTCTTCACCTCGTGACGGGAGGCGGCGTCCCCGCTCGCGGGTAGCAGACAGAGCAGGCCCATGATCGGGATCAGCGCCAGGGACGAACGAAGGCTCAAACACGCGCTCATCGTTTTCTCCTACTTGAAACGGACTCGGGCCGCCGCACGTCGCCGACCCGCTCCACCTATTGGCCCGGCTCGGTCTCCAGCATGGGTTCCCAGATCAGCATGGGTTCGCGGATGCCGATGCTCTGGGCGAATCCGCGGATCCGCTCCAGCATGGTGTCCGTGATCTCCTGATCCCGGCTGGCCAGCATGACGCCCGTCTCCGTCAACACGTCGTCCGCCAGGGTGTGCCCCACGTGCAGGTGCTTCAGCCGGATGGGCCGGCTCTTCAGCGTGGCGTCCTCCAAACGCAGGCTCTGCAGGGCGCTCAGCATGTCCTGGCGCAGGTCGCGCGTGTCGCGGATCAGGTCGCTGACGGCTTCCTGGTAGGGCTTGCCGCGGCGCATGGCCTGGTCCACGCGCAGGGCGATCCCCAGCAGATGCCCGCCGATCTCCGCCGGCGTGAGATCCGCCAGATCCAGGCCCTGGCGGTTGCCCAGGGTGGACATCTGCAGGTTGATCATGTCCGCCACAGCCTCCATCCGGGGCAGGTTGCGGATCAGCCGGGCACCCAGGTCCGGATGGGAGCGGAACAGGACGTCCTCCTCGCCCGCCAGTGTGTAGCCGGCATTCACACGGGTCAGCAGCCCGGCGTCCAGGGCCACGCAGCCGATCTGGGAGAGCATGGCCGCCGTCTCGTATTGCCAAGCGTCGGGCAGTTTGAGCACCGTGGCCACGTGCTTGACCATGCGCTGCACGCGCTGGTTCTGTCCATAGCTGGCGGGGTGCAGGATGCCCAGCACGTCCGTCAGGATGCGCAGACTGCCCGCCAGGGTGCCGGCCAGGATCTCGCGCTCCGTGTTGCGGTTCATCCACAGGCGGATGCCGTCCTGCACGGCGTTGAGCAGCGTGGCCGGCGGACAGGGCTTGGTGAGGAAGCGGAAGATGTGGCCCATGTTGACGGCCTCGATGGCCGTCTGCTGGTCGGCGTTCCCGGTCAGCATGATGCGGATGGTGTCCGGGCAGCGGGTGCGGATCTCTTTCAGCAGCTGGATCCCCGACATCTGCGGCATGCGTTGATCGGAGACCACCACGGCGAAGGGGCCGGCCTCGTCCAGCTTCAGCAGAGCCGCGGGCGCACTTTCCGCCGTGTCGAAGTCCAGGTGGTTCCGGTAGGTGCGGCGGAAGCTGTCCAGGATGTTGGGGTCGTCGTCGACGAAGAGGACGCGGGGTCCGGCGGCGGCGCTCATGCGGCGTCCTCCTTTGCGGCTGGTACAGGGGGAGACTTGACGGGCAGGGTCAGCCGGAAGGTGCTGCCCGCGCCGGGCTCGCTGCTCACGCCCACCTGGCCGCCGTGCATGTCGACGATCACGTTGTGGACCACGGCCAGGCCCTGGCCCGTTCCCTTGCCCACTTCCTTGGTGGTGAAGAAGGGGGCGAAGATGTGCGGCAGCACGTCCGGCGGGATGCCGCCGCCCGTGTCCGCGATCTCCACCACGAAGGCCTCGTCCGCCAGCCGGCTGCCGACCCGGATCTCGCCCATGGGCTTGCCGTCGCGGCCGGCGCCGGTCTCGGTGATGGCCTGGGCGGCGTTGAGCAGCAGGTTCAGCAGGGCCTGATTCAACTCGGCCACGTGACACACGATGGGCGGCAGGTCCTCCGCCAGCTCCAGGCGAACGGTGGCCACGTGCTTCCACTCGCTGCGTGAGACGGCCAGCGCGCTCTGCAGCATGTGGTTGAGATCGTTGGTGGAGGTGCCCTGGTGGCCGGGATGGGAGAACTCCTTCATGGCGCGGACGATGCCCGCCACGCGTTCCACCCCGTCCTGGCTCTGGGCCAGGGCGTTGGGGATGTCCGCCAGCAGAAAGTCCAGCTCGATCTCCTCGGACTGGGCCAGCAGGGCCGCGGCCTGCTCGCCCAGCGCGCCCCCTGCCTCGCTGGCGGCGCCCAGCAGGGCGCGCGCGGCCGTCACCCAGGGACAGAGGTTGTCGAAGGCCTCGCGGAAGAAGGTGATGTTGTCGCCAATGTACTGGGTGGGCGTGTTGATCTCGTGCGCCACCCCGGCGGCCAGCCGGCCCACGGCCTCCAGCGTCTGAGCCTGGCGCAGCTGGCTCTCCAGCTGGCGCTCCCGGCTCAGGTCGCGCTTTACGGCCACGAAGCGCTGGGCCTCGCCGGCGGCGTTGAGGATCGGGCTGATGATGCAGCTCTCGTAGAGCAGGCTGCCGTCCTTGCGGCGGTTGATCAGTTCGCCGCGCCAGACCGCGCCTGCCTTCAAGGTGGACCACAGCTGGCGGTAGAAGTCCTGGTCGTGGCGCCCGCTCTTCAGCAGGCGCGGATTGCGGCCCAGGGCCTCCTGGCGCCGGTAGCCGGTGTTGCGTTCAAAGGCGGGATTCACGTAGAGGATGGTCCCGTCCGCGGCGCTGATCAGCACGGAATCATCGGAGTGCTCCACCGCCGTGATCAGCAGCCCGCGCTCCTGCTCGGAGCTGCGGCGGTTGAGCACGCTGGCGATGCCGTCCGTGAGAATGGTGAGCAGGGAGAGGGTCTCGCCCGAGAATTCCACCAGGTGGCCGGGGTTGTCGAAGACCAGGAAGCCCTGTTGCCGGTTGTTGTAGACGATGGAGAGAATGACCAGGCTGCTCTGGCGCTGCTCCTGCATCCGCGTGCGCTCGGCCTGGGCCGTGGGCGGAAGGTCCTCCAGGGAGCGGATGAACAGCACTTTGCGGGCCGCCAGCTGGGTCACCCACCCTTGATGCGTCGACTCCGGAAGGGTGGTCCGGAGCGGCGCCCGGCCCTCCAACAGCAGGTCCTCGCCGGCCCAGCTCACGGCCGGCGCGAAGGCCCCGGCCTCGTCGCGCTGGTAGAACGCCGCGCTGGGCGAGCCCAGCACCTCGCCCACCCTGGCCAGCACGTCTCCCACGCACTGGCTGAAATCCACGATGGTCACCAGGGAGCGCAGGGATTCCGAGATGGCCAGGGTCAGCCGGGTGCGGGCCTCGTGCAGCAGCTCGCGCTGCTTGCGCTCGCTGATGTCCCGGATCACACCGCAGGAGCCGATCAGCCGCCGCTGCCCGTCGTGCAGGGGACTGCCGGCGATCAGAAAGGTCCGAACGCGGCCCAGCGATTCGCGCTGGGTGACTTCGTACACCGTTGAAAGGCCCATGCGCCGGTACTGGCGCTGCTGATCCAGTTGGGAGCTGAGTTCCGGGGAGAAAACCTCGTCCTGGTGCCGGCCGACCAGTTGGTCCAGGCTACGCCCCAGCAGACGTTCGGCGGAGGCGTTGCAGTAGAGCAGGCGGTCTTCCAGGTCGAAGGCGCAGACGGGTTCCGCCAGGTCGCTCAGCAGGTCGGAATGCGAGATGGGAGAATGCACACGCACCTCAAGTGGACTGCCTGGATTGCGAGCGACCTCGGCCCCGACCCGTGCCGCGGGATCGACCCGGACTGCCCCAGTCAACCCGGGGACCGGCCATGGCGGGGATGCTGTTGCTTATCGTCCAGGTTCGGCCGGGAATCAAGCTCCGCGCGGGCCGGGCGGCCGGTCAAGTGCCGGTTCCGGCAACCCGATAACAGAAAGGTCTCCTCACCACGACCAGTAGCCCTGCGAGGCGCTCATGGACCTGGTTCCCCCCCCGACGCATCCCTTGTGGGTGCAGGTTTTTTCGGGACGGCGCAAGCCGGACCTGCAGTTGCTGGCCACCAAGATCCTGGTGAGCCGGTTGAGCATGACCTACCAGCAGGATCCCACCCCGGGCACGCTGGAGCAGTGCGTCCAGGACCTGCGCGAGTTCTTCGAGAAGAACCAGGCGTTGCCCAAGGCCCAGGCCGACCTGCGGGCCATGTTCACGGAAGGAGTCCAGGCATGAACAGCACCATGCTGACGGTACCCGAGGTGGCGGCCCTGATCCAGGCCGGCCGCAATCTGCTGCTGGCTGGGGACGAGGGCGCCCTGCGCCGCCTGCCGGCCGGGAACTGGATCGCCGGCACCATTCCCTACTTCATGGCGGAGACCGGCGGGATCAGCAGCCGCGAGCTGGTGAATGTCATCGAACTGCCGCAGCAGGCGCTGGAGTGCCGGATCCTCACCCACACGGCCGCCAGCCTGCCCGGGGTGTTCCTCGAGGCACCGGCGAACGGCTTCACCGTGATCATCCTGCCGGCCTCCAGCCCGGTGCTGCTGGACTTCGCCCTCAAGGCCTCCACCTACCCCGGCTTCGCCACGCGGCCGCTGGTGGGTTGGGTGTCGGGCATGGCCCTGGACGAGGCCGGCCGCGTCTCGCCCAAGGTCGTGGACGGCCGCGCCCCGCGCTTCCTGGAGCAGGAGGCCGTGGTCCTGCACCTGACCCTGCCGCCGGAACAGCTGGTGGAGATCGGCATCGTCAATCTCTTCGAACCCGGCGACGGCGCCCTCCTCACCTTTCCCGCGGACGGCTTCAGCGCCACGGACGTGCTCGTCGACGGCCGGCCCACCAATCTGGCCCGCCACCTGGAGGAGAGCCACTGCAACCTGCAGCTGCCACTGGTGGCGAACATGTGCGGCGCCATGCTCAACACCAGCATCAAGGGGATCGACGCGGAAGCCGGCCGGGTGGATTTCTTCGCCCCGGTGTTCAAGGGCGTGGAGTACCGGATCGCCAAGCCGGTGGGCGACTACGTGCAGATCTTTCTCTCGCACATGCCCGACATCCCGGCCGCGAGCCTGCACTTCTCCTGCAACTGCATCCTCAACTATCTCTACGCCGACCTGGAGGGCAAGCGCACCAGCCGCTTCACGGGACCCTTTACCTTCGGCGAGGTGGCCTACCAGCTGCTCAACCAGACCCTGGTCTACCTGACCATCGAATAGCGCGCCCTCTTCAGCCAGTCCACCCGGGGGCCGTCGTCGGCCCCTTTTCTCATGACTACGTGGCTGACTCAACCACGACGTGGGTATGCGTGAAGTCTCACCCCCATCCCGTCATTTTCGCGCAGGTGGGGGAAGGACGGGATGGGGGCGAGTCCCGATCGCAAGTACATGGAAACGCCCGCTGGTGGGCGGGCGCTTCGCGGTGTGCTGGATCGGAGCCGCGCTCAGCCGGCGCGCACCTTGCTCAGGAAGGCCTGCATCTCCGTGGCCAGGCGGCCGGCGTTGCGGCTGAGTTCCTGGGCCGCGCTCAGCACCTGCCCGGAGGCCGTGCCCGTCTCTTCGGAGGCGGCGTTGAGGTTCTGCACGTTGCTGCTCACTTCCCGCGTGCCCGTGGCGGCCTGTTCCACGTTGCGCGCGATCTCGTGGGTGGTGGCGCCCTGCTCTTCCATGGCGCCGGCGATGCTGGTGACGATCTCGCCGTTCTCGCGGATCACGGCGGAGATCTCGTGGATGCCCTGGGCCGCCAGTTGGGTGTCGTGCTGGATGGCCTGGATCTGGGTGCGGATGTCCTCCGTGGCCCGCGTGGTTTGGCCGGCCAGGGTCTTGACCTCGTCGGCCACCACGGCGAAGCCCTTGCCCGCCTCGCCGGCCCGGGCCGCCTCGATGGTGGCGTTCAGGGCCAGCAGGTTGGTCTGGTCGGCCACGCTCTTGATCAGGTCCACCACTTCGCCGATGCGCGTCACGCTCACTGTCAGCTTCTCGACGTTCTGGTCGGCCTGGGTGCTCTGCTGCACGGCCTTCTCGGCGATCTCGTGGGAGAGCTTGACCTGGCGGTTGATCTCGCCGATGCTGCCGGACAATTCCTCGGTGGCGGCGGCCACGGCGCCCAGGTTGACGCTGCTCTGCTCGGCGGCGGCGGCCACGCTGGAGGCCTGGGCGCTGGTCTCCTCCGAGAGGGCGGACATGCCCTGGGCGGTCACCTGCAGCTCCTCGGCGGCGGCGCTGACGGCCTGGACCACCTGGCCCACGCTGGACTCGAAGTCGTCGGCCAATTTCAGGCGGATCCGCTTGCGCTCCTCGGCCTCCTGGATCTCGCGGGCCTTCTGGGCCTCCTCCATCCGCTTGACCTCGAGGCCGTTCTTCTTGAACACCTCCACGGCCTGGGCCATCTCGCCCAGTTCGTCGTCGCGCTCCTGGAAGGGCACGTCCAGGTTGTAGTTGCCGCCCGCCAGGGTGGTCATCACCGAGGTCAGGCCCACCACCGGGTCGCTGACCCCGTTGCCCATCCGCCGGCCCACCACCAGCACCACGGCGATGCCGCCCACGGCGATCACCAGGAACAGGGTGAGCAGGATGCCCGTGGTGCGGGTCGCGCTACGCCCCAACTCGTTCTCCACGCGCTCGGCCAGCGGCTCCAGGATGGAGACGGAGTTGCGCATGGTCTCGGTCTTGGCGGCGATTTCCTTGTCCAGGGTGACGATGGCCTTGAAGTGGGTCTCATATTCGCCGGCCAGTGACTGGATCTGGGGCGAGCCGCCCGCCGTCCGGAGAAGGGCGGCAAAGGCCTTGTCCCACAGCTGCACGTACTTCTCTTCCTTGCGCAGCAGGTAGTCTTTCTCGTGGCGCCGCAGCTCCATCACGTAGCGCAGGGCCGCGTCGGAGGCCCCCGCCGCGGTCAGGATCTCCTCGATCTTGATGATGGGAAGGCGCATCTTCCCGCGCAGGCCGGTTTCGATGGTCAGGCCGCGCTGGGTGTGGAGTTCCGCCACCTGGTTGAAGTCGGCCTTGTAGGCCTTGAGCACGGTGCCCAGGCTGTCGAAGCCCGCCGTGCTGATGTCCTGCGCCAGGTCCAGGTGCGAGGCGATGGCTTCGTCCACCCGCTGGTTGGTCTGATCCAGGTACTTCGTCTCCAGCCGGGCCTGGAAGTCCCGGTACGCGCCGCGACCCTGCAGCAGCTGGACCACCATCATATCCAACTGAGCCGTGCGCTGGCTGGCGGATTTCAACAGGTTGAAACAGACCAGTCCGATGATCGCCACCAGGACGGTGGTGGCCGTCGCCAGAGTGATCAGGTTTCCCATGCGCTTCTTGATCGTCATCCTGAAGTCCCTTTCCATTGCCCGATTGCCAGGTGTCACACGTGGGGGTCGAAGACCCGCGCCGGGGTCCAATCAAATCCAGTCGGAACCAGGGGGCGTGCTCGAACCCTTGCCTGACACCAGGTCGTCGGCCTGCGATCCACGGGGCATCAGGAGCGTTGTCGAGCTGGGGGGGGGGCTTGACATTTGTCAAACTATCGACAGGGTTGAAATTGAACTGAAGCGCCGGTGGCGGGAAAACCAGCAGGGGCCGGGGTCGGCGCAGGGTGCTCCCGGAGCCGCGCGCGAGAGCTGTTGGAACCCAGCCGCAGACAGGGACGCTGTGCGCCGCTCCGGTTTGCAAAGGTCGGATTGAACCCACTGGGTGAAACAGGAAGCGCCCGCTGGAGGGCGGGCGCTTCAAAGAATGGCGTGGTGCCGGGCGTCAGCCTTCGCGCACCTTGACCAGGAAGGCCTGCATCTTGTGGGCCAGCAGGCCGGCGTTGCGGCTCAGCTCCTGGGCCGCGCTCAGCACCTGACCCGAGGCCGAACCCGTTTCTTCGGCGGCGGCGTTGAGGTTCTGCACGTTGCTGCTGACCTCCTTGGTGCCCGTGGCGGCCTGTTCCACGTTGCGCGCGATCTCGTGGGTGGTGGCGCCCTGTTCCTCCATGGCGCCGGCGATGCTGGTGACGATCTCGCCGTTCTGCTGGATCACGTTGGAGATGCCGTGGATGCTCTGGGCCGCCAGCTGGGTGTCGTGCTGGATGGCCAGGATCTGGGTGCGGATGTCCTCCGTGGCCCGCGTGGTCTGGCCGGCCAGAGTCTTGACCTCGTCGGCCACCACGGCGAAGCCCTTGCCCGCCTCGCCGGCCCGGGCCGCTTCGATGGTGGCGTTCAGGGCCAGCAGGTTGGTCTGGTCGGCCACGCTCTTGATCAGATCCACCACCTCGCCGATGCGTGTCACGCTCACCGTCAGCTTCTCGACGTTCTGGTCGGCCACCCCGCTGGCGGAGACGGCCTGCTCGGCGATCTCGCTGGAGAGCTTGACCTGGCGGTTGATCTCGCCGATGCTGCTGGAGAGTTCCTCGGTGGCGGCGGCCACGGCGCCCAGGTTGACGCTGCTCTGCTCGGCGGCGGCGGCCACGCTGGCGGCCTGGGCGCTGGTCTCCTCGCTGAGGGCGGACATGCCCTGGGCGGTCACCTGCAGCTCCTCGGCGGCGGCGCTGACGGCTTGGACCACCTGGCCCACGCTGGATTCGAAATCGTCGGCCAGTTGCAGGCGGATCCGCTTGCGCTCCCCGGCCTCCCGGGCCTCGCGCTCCTTCTGGGCGGCCTCCAGCCGGCGCACCTCCAGCCCGTTCTGCTTGAAGACCTCCACGGCCTGGGCCATCACGCCCAGTTCGTCGGCGCGGGTGGTGCCGGGAATCTCGATCTCCAGCTGCCCGTCGGCCAACGTGGTCATGGTGTTCGTCAGGCCCACGATGGGCTGGGTGATGCTCTGGGCGATGCGCCGGCCGCCCACCAGCAGCAGGCCACCGGTCACCAGCACGACCAGGGCGATGATCAGGGCCAGGCGGCGGACGGGCTCGGACACCTCGTCCCGGTCGATCTCCACCAGCAGGGCCCACTTGGCGCCCAGGAATTCCACCGGCCCGTAGGCGCTCTCCACGTGGGCGCCGCGGTAGTCGGCCACTTCCTTCACGCCGGTTTTCGCCGCCAGCCCGTCCAGCGCGCTGGCCGACTCCACCTTCTGCTTGAGGATGGAGGATTCGCCGGCCTTCAGGAAGCGGCTGTCGCTGTGCATGAAGTGATCCTCGCCCACCAGGTAGCTCTCGCCGGTCCTGCCCAGGCCGGCGCTGTCGTTGAGCACCTTGGCGATCTGGTTGGAGGGGATCTGGATCGCCAGGACGCCCAGCAGCCGGCCGTCGGGCGCCAGAACGGGCGCGGCCATGAAGGCGGCCGGCGCGCCGGCCGAGGGGGCGTAGGCTTCGAAGGTCGAGAAGGTGACGAAGTCCTTGACGGGATTGGCCAGAACGGCCTGCACGGCCCGGCCCAGGCCGGTGAGCGCGCCGCTGCCCGAGACCACGTTGCTGGCGTAGTCCGTCTCCTTGGCCACTGTGAACACCACGTCGCCCGCCGGGCTGATCAGGAACAGGTCGTAGTAGCCGTTGCGCTGGACGATGTCGCGCATCATCGGGTTGGCCTTGGCGTGCGCGGCCGAGTAGGCGGAGCCGTCCCCGGCGTCCGACAGCTTGTCGCGCTCCCCGACGGGATGCGGATTGTTGGTCAGATAGAGGGCGGTGGCCCGGGCGGCCGCATCGCCGCCCCAGCCGGCCCAGGCCTGGCTGAGATTGTCGAGGTTCTCGATCATCTTGGCCCGGCCCGCCGACACCTGCAGGTCCTTGGTCAGCGTGGTGAACAGGGTCTGGAGGCCCGTGGTGCGGGCACTGTGGGCGGCCAGCAGCAGGTCGTCGGCGGAATCGTTCAGGGCCGCGCTGGCCAGGAAGTAGGAAATGGCGCCCACCAGCAGGGCGGTGACCAGGGCCGGCACGAAGATGGCCAGGGGCAGGCGTTTGGCAATGGTCATGTTCTGAAACGACATGTGGAACTCCTCCAATTACCGGGAGCTTGGGGACGAGTCCTGCTATCGGATCGGCGTCTCGTCGTCTGCAGAGGAAATCTGAATTTTCATTCACGATGGCGGCCCGCCGTTTGACGTGGGGTTGGGCGGCGGGTCAGTCGGCTTGCGGCCAGCCCGATGACGGGCGGCATTTCTAAGACGCAGCTAACCGGGGCCTAACATGGCGGGCCGATCTTTTGGGCAACCCCGCGGGATCCTTCGCCGGGTTCGGAGTCGATCCAGACAAACTCAGGAGACCGAACATGATCTCTCGCACTTGGACCCGGCTGGTGCTGTTGGCCTGTGTGGCCGGACTGGCGGGTTCCCTGCAGGCGGCCCCGGTCCAGGTGGACAAGGCCATCCCTGTCTACAAGAAGGTGGAAGGCATCAAGGGCAACGCCAATTCCATCGGTTCCGACACCATGAACAACCTGATGGCCCTCTGGCTGGAAGCCTTCCGCAAGCACTATCCGCAGGTGACCATCCAAATCGAAGGCAAGGGCAGCTCCACGGCGCCGCCGGCCCTGATCGAGGGCACGGCCCAGTTCGGCCCCATGTCCCGCCCGATGAAGAGCAGCGAGATCGACCAGTTCGAAGCCAAGTTCGGCTTCGCGCCCACGGCCATCAAAACCTCCCTGGACGCCCTGGCTGTGTTCGTGCCCAAGAGCAACCCGGTGGCCGGGCTGGGTCTGGACCAGGTGGACGCCATGTTCAGCACCACGCGCGCCCGGGGCCTGAAGCCCATCACCACCTGGAGCCAAGCGGGAGTCAAGGGCGCGCTGGCCGGCAAGCCCATCAGCCTCTACGGCCGCAACAGCGCCAGCGGCACCTACGGCTACTTCAAGGAGCACGCCCTGAAGAAGGGCGACTTCCTGGGCACGGTCAAGGAGCAGCCCGGCAGCGCGGCCGTGGTGCAGGGCGTGGAGAAGGATCCCGCCGGCGTGGGCTACTCGGGCATCGGCTACGTCACCAGCGGCGTGCGCGCCGTGCCCATCGGCGAGACGGCCCAGGGTCCCTTCTACGAAGCCAGCTACAAGAACGTGCTGACGGGCAACTACCCGCTGGCCCGCCCGCTGCTGCTCTACGTGGCGAAGAATCCCAACAAGCCGCTGGATCCCCTGACGCGGGAATTCCTCAAGTTCATCCTGAGCCAGGAAGGCCAGCAGATCGTGGTGAAGGACGGTTACCTGCCCCTGCCCGCCGCCATGGTGAAGCAGGAGCTGGCCAAACTGGGCAAGTAGATGCCGACAAGCGGAACCCCGGCCTCCGGTCGCCCTGCGACCGGAGGTCCTTCCCGCCGGCGGCGCGTGCTGGCCGACCGGACAGCCGCCTTCCTGATCGCCGGCGGCGGGATCAGCGTGGTGCTGGCCATCCTGCTGATCTTCATCTTCGTGGGTCGGGAGGCCCTGCCGCTGGCCCGGGGTTCCCACCTGGGAAGCGCCGTGACGCTGCCGGCCGCGGAGAACCTGGCCCTGCTGGCGGGCACGGACCCCTTCCAGGATCTGGCCTGGAGCCTGGACTCCCTGGGCGGCCTGCACCTGGCGGACCGGGTCCGCGCCACGGCCACGCGCCTGAGTTTTCCCCTGGACAGCCTGGAACACCTGAGCGCGACGGCCCTGGAGGGCGGCGTGCGGGCGGACCGCTTCGCCCTGGGAACCAGCGCTGGCCGCCTGCTGCTGGCCCGCGTCCGGGTGAGCCGCGTGCTGGACGAGGGCGCGCCCCACAGCACGGCGGAACTCGAGAGCGTGGTGCCCACCCTGCCCGTGGACAGTCTGGCGGACGCCGCCAGCGCCGGCCTGCCGGTGGAACTGCTGGCCTTCGGGCGCGGGGACAACTACAGCCTGCTAGCCTGGACCGCCGGCGGCCGGCTGCAGTTGGCCCTGGAGGACCGCGAGTCCGAGAGCTGGACGCGCCTGGCGCCGCCCACCGAGCTGGCCGGCCTGCAGGTCGCGACCCTGGCCGTGGCCCCCACCGGGGAAGGGTTGGCCCTGGCCGACGCCGCGGGCGAACTGATCGTGCTCGCCGCCGCGCCGGAGGGGGCGAGCGTGGTGGAGCGCCGCGCCACGGGATTGGCGGGCAGGGTCACGAGCCTGGCCTTCCTGATCGGCGGCAACCGCTTGGTGGCAGGGGACGAGCGCGGCGGGCTGGCCAGC is a window encoding:
- a CDS encoding desulfoferrodoxin family protein, which gives rise to MPTFNSPALVTPEMKEAKRDYLDRHTPHVLAPARVKKGEAFPVVLKMGQDYVHPDLDNHHIQRLQLFDGDRLLATAVYEPGAFTAGREEAKGYSQVSFQIALARKARLCALTYCTQHGLWLSEEQVVEVEE
- a CDS encoding carbonic anhydrase, with amino-acid sequence MSACLSLRSSLALIPIMGLLCLLPASGDAASRHEVKTPAVAGEAAPPAAHAAPGGHGAAGVDPAEALARLKKGNWRFSSAPFSNGKPVADRRAETGQAQHPYAVVVGCADSRTPPELIFDTNLGELFVVRAAGNLLDAYGLGSVEYAVEHLGCRLIVVLGHERCGALKAALGAKDAPGHVGALVRDLQGAVTMGRVMPGDPLVNAIKANAVQIATQIQKEGQFGGAAGEIQVISGYYDLDTGVVEWPGGEPEDEPAAAAGQGH
- a CDS encoding response regulator, translating into MSAAAGPRVLFVDDDPNILDSFRRTYRNHLDFDTAESAPAALLKLDEAGPFAVVVSDQRMPQMSGIQLLKEIRTRCPDTIRIMLTGNADQQTAIEAVNMGHIFRFLTKPCPPATLLNAVQDGIRLWMNRNTEREILAGTLAGSLRILTDVLGILHPASYGQNQRVQRMVKHVATVLKLPDAWQYETAAMLSQIGCVALDAGLLTRVNAGYTLAGEEDVLFRSHPDLGARLIRNLPRMEAVADMINLQMSTLGNRQGLDLADLTPAEIGGHLLGIALRVDQAMRRGKPYQEAVSDLIRDTRDLRQDMLSALQSLRLEDATLKSRPIRLKHLHVGHTLADDVLTETGVMLASRDQEITDTMLERIRGFAQSIGIREPMLIWEPMLETEPGQ
- a CDS encoding PAS domain S-box protein, with protein sequence MHSPISHSDLLSDLAEPVCAFDLEDRLLYCNASAERLLGRSLDQLVGRHQDEVFSPELSSQLDQQRQYRRMGLSTVYEVTQRESLGRVRTFLIAGSPLHDGQRRLIGSCGVIRDISERKQRELLHEARTRLTLAISESLRSLVTIVDFSQCVGDVLARVGEVLGSPSAAFYQRDEAGAFAPAVSWAGEDLLLEGRAPLRTTLPESTHQGWVTQLAARKVLFIRSLEDLPPTAQAERTRMQEQRQSSLVILSIVYNNRQQGFLVFDNPGHLVEFSGETLSLLTILTDGIASVLNRRSSEQERGLLITAVEHSDDSVLISAADGTILYVNPAFERNTGYRRQEALGRNPRLLKSGRHDQDFYRQLWSTLKAGAVWRGELINRRKDGSLLYESCIISPILNAAGEAQRFVAVKRDLSRERQLESQLRQAQTLEAVGRLAAGVAHEINTPTQYIGDNITFFREAFDNLCPWVTAARALLGAASEAGGALGEQAAALLAQSEEIELDFLLADIPNALAQSQDGVERVAGIVRAMKEFSHPGHQGTSTNDLNHMLQSALAVSRSEWKHVATVRLELAEDLPPIVCHVAELNQALLNLLLNAAQAITETGAGRDGKPMGEIRVGSRLADEAFVVEIADTGGGIPPDVLPHIFAPFFTTKEVGKGTGQGLAVVHNVIVDMHGGQVGVSSEPGAGSTFRLTLPVKSPPVPAAKEDAA
- a CDS encoding methyl-accepting chemotaxis protein, giving the protein MTIKKRMGNLITLATATTVLVAIIGLVCFNLLKSASQRTAQLDMMVVQLLQGRGAYRDFQARLETKYLDQTNQRVDEAIASHLDLAQDISTAGFDSLGTVLKAYKADFNQVAELHTQRGLTIETGLRGKMRLPIIKIEEILTAAGASDAALRYVMELRRHEKDYLLRKEEKYVQLWDKAFAALLRTAGGSPQIQSLAGEYETHFKAIVTLDKEIAAKTETMRNSVSILEPLAERVENELGRSATRTTGILLTLFLVIAVGGIAVVLVVGRRMGNGVSDPVVGLTSVMTTLAGGNYNLDVPFQERDDELGEMAQAVEVFKKNGLEVKRMEEAQKAREIQEAEERKRIRLKLADDFESSVGQVVQAVSAAAEELQVTAQGMSALSEETSAQASSVAAAAEQSSVNLGAVAAATEELSGSIGEINRQVKLSHEIAEKAVQQSTQADQNVEKLTVSVTRIGEVVDLIKSVADQTNLLALNATIEAARAGEAGKGFAVVADEVKTLAGQTTRATEDIRTQIQAIQHDTQLAAQGIHEISAVIRENGEIVTSIAGAMEEQGATTHEIARNVEQAATGTREVSSNVQNLNAASEETGTASGQVLSAAQELSRNAGRLATEMQAFLSKVRAG